Part of the Micromonospora rhizosphaerae genome is shown below.
CCCGGCACTCCGATCGAGGTGAGCGCGACCGCGAAGGAGGGGATGGTCTCCTTCCGGGTCGCCGACCGGGGCATCGGCATCCGGCCGGAGCACGTGGAACGGGCGTTCGACCGGTTCTGGCAGGGTGAGTCCGGCGACCGGCGGCGCTACCCGGGGGCCGGGCTCGGGCTCTATCTCGTCCGCCAGATCGTTGAACAGCAGAATGGATGGGTATCCCTCCGACCGAGGGTCGGTGGCGGTACCGTCGCAGAGGTGCGGCTGCCGCGGGGGTGACCCGGGTGCCGACGGGGCTGCGGGGGCGAGAAGGGACGACGGTGTCGACGGGTTCGGCGGAGCGTTCGTGGTGCGTGGTGGTGCCCCACCACGGCACCGGTGCGCGCCTGGCCCGGCACCGGCTCGCCCACGAGCTGGCCGGCCTCGTACCCCCGACCCTGCTGGCGGATCTGGTCGCCGTCCTCGCCGAGCTGGTCGGCAACGCCGTCCGGCACGCCGACCCGCTGCCCGGCGGGGTGGTCCGGGTGGCCTGGCGGCTGCGACCGATGCCCGAGGGTCAGCGCGTCCAGATCCGGGTCACCGACGGCGGTTCCGCCTCGGGCCCGCTGATGCGGGCGGCCAGCCCGGACGCGATCGACGGGCGGGGGTTGCACATCGTCTCGGGCCTGGCCAGCCGCTGGGGGGTCGAGCGGGACGGCCTCGGGCAGAGCGTCTGGGCCGAGTTCGACCCGGTCGCCGCGACCCGGCCGGACCTGGTCGCGGCGGGCTGAGCGGGGCCCGGGGGCGGGTCCTCACCACCCCGCTCCGGCGCGGCCTCTAGGCTGTCTCGCCGTGAGCAAGCGTCGAAAGAGCCAGCGGGCCGCCGAAGCCACCCCCAAGCGGGAGAAGGTGCGCGACGTCTTCGTGCCCCGCCCGTTCGAGGGGCTGACCGACGAGCCGGAGTGGATCGCCCTGCGCGAGCTGGTCCCCGCCGCCTCCGCGCCACTGCGACTGGCTCGCGAACTGGTCGAGGAGTACGGCGACCGGCCGGTCACCCTGGCCACCGTGCTGCCGACGGCCGCCCCGGCGATGACCAAGCCGGACGGGCGGATCTTCATCGGCCTCCAGCGGCACCAGCAGTCCGGCGACGTCTCCCGGGACCTGGCCGAGGCGCTGCTCTGCGCGCTGCGTACCGAGCCGGGCGGCCAGGTGACGGTCCCGCCGCTGCCGGGCCCGGGCCCCCGTCTCCAGGACATCCTGGTCGACGGCCCGCTGGAGATCACCATGCACGACGGTTTCGAGTTCTGGCTCGACCCGGGCGCCGCCGACGACCCGACCGTGCAGGCCTCCCTGGAGCGGGCCAACGCGGCGGTCTACCCGACCGTGCGGCTGGCTGCCGCCAGGGCAGCGTACTGGTGCCAGGTGCCGGAGAAGGCACACGTGCGCTGGGTGCTGCCGGACGACGAGGATGCGGCGCTCGACGCGCTGTCCCGGCTCAGCGTGGCCGGCACGCTGACTCTCGGGGAGAACACCCGCTTCGCCGGCATGTTCCGCGCGCACGGCCGGCTGGTGCCGGTCTGGGACCTGCCGGAGGAGACCCCGGCGACCGAGTGGGAGGCGCCGGTCGCGGCGTTCGCCGGGCGCTACGCCGAGGCGCTGGAGGAGAAGGAGCCGCTGGACGCTGCGGGCCGGCGGGCCCGGCACGGCCTGGTAGGCCGCCAGCTCACCCTCCGCTGACCGGGCCCGCTCCGGTCCCGGCGTCAGAGCTGTACGGGTCGCAGCGGCTCGCGGACCAGCGGGCAGGACATGCAGCGCGGTCCGCCCCGGCCGGAGCCCAGCTCGGAACCGGCGATCGGGATCACCTCGATCCCGGCCCGTTCCAGCTGGGCGTTGGTCTCCACGTTGCGCTCGTAGCCGACGCAGAGCCGCGGGGCGACGGCCAGGGTGTTGTTGCCGTCGTCCCACTGCTCCCGCTCGGCGGTCACCGGGTCGAGGCCGGTGTCGATCACCCGTAGCCGGTCCAGGTCCATCGCGTCGGCGGCGGCCCGCAGGAACGGCGCCGGCCCGTCCACCCGCAGTTCGTCCCCGTCCGCCCCGGCGATGACGGTGTACGCGGACAGCGTGCTGGCGACGTTCGGATACATCAGCACGGCGTCGACGTCGACCATCGTGCAGACGGTGTCCAGGTGCATGGTGGCCCGCTCCTGAGCGATCGGCACCACCAGGATGGTGTGCGCCAGACCGGCGGCGAAGACCTGCCGGGCGAGCCGTTCCGCCCCGGCCGGGGTGGTCCGCTCGCCCACCCCGACGGCGAGCACGCCCGGGGCGAGCAGCAGCACGTCGCCGCCCTCCAGATGCTCCATCTCCGAGTGGTAGAGGAAGTCGGTGCCGACGAAGCGCGGGTGGTACCGGTAGATCGCGTCGGTCAGCGACGTCTCCCGGCGCCGGGCCGGCATGGCCAGGCTGGTCACCCCGACCCGGTCCCCGATCCAGACCGAGGAGTCGCGGGTGAAGAGCAGGTTGGGCAGCGGGTCGATGACGAAGTCGTGCCGGTCCATCAGTGTCCAGACCAGACCGCCCGGCCGGTCCGGGCCGATCCGCAGCTCCTCGTGGGCCAGCCCGGCGATGA
Proteins encoded:
- a CDS encoding ATP-binding protein yields the protein MVVPHHGTGARLARHRLAHELAGLVPPTLLADLVAVLAELVGNAVRHADPLPGGVVRVAWRLRPMPEGQRVQIRVTDGGSASGPLMRAASPDAIDGRGLHIVSGLASRWGVERDGLGQSVWAEFDPVAATRPDLVAAG
- a CDS encoding DUF5926 family protein, producing the protein MSKRRKSQRAAEATPKREKVRDVFVPRPFEGLTDEPEWIALRELVPAASAPLRLARELVEEYGDRPVTLATVLPTAAPAMTKPDGRIFIGLQRHQQSGDVSRDLAEALLCALRTEPGGQVTVPPLPGPGPRLQDILVDGPLEITMHDGFEFWLDPGAADDPTVQASLERANAAVYPTVRLAAARAAYWCQVPEKAHVRWVLPDDEDAALDALSRLSVAGTLTLGENTRFAGMFRAHGRLVPVWDLPEETPATEWEAPVAAFAGRYAEALEEKEPLDAAGRRARHGLVGRQLTLR
- a CDS encoding arginine deiminase, with product MTHYVDSEVARLRTVLLHRPGPELARLTPRNNDSLLFDAIPWVGRAQEEHDAFAAALRARGVEVVYLATLLAETLAVADARAELTELVLRSPRLGDTLRRRIADHLAYLDPAALADVFIAGLAHEELRIGPDRPGGLVWTLMDRHDFVIDPLPNLLFTRDSSVWIGDRVGVTSLAMPARRRETSLTDAIYRYHPRFVGTDFLYHSEMEHLEGGDVLLLAPGVLAVGVGERTTPAGAERLARQVFAAGLAHTILVVPIAQERATMHLDTVCTMVDVDAVLMYPNVASTLSAYTVIAGADGDELRVDGPAPFLRAAADAMDLDRLRVIDTGLDPVTAEREQWDDGNNTLAVAPRLCVGYERNVETNAQLERAGIEVIPIAGSELGSGRGGPRCMSCPLVREPLRPVQL